From a region of the Streptomyces venezuelae genome:
- a CDS encoding SLATT domain-containing protein, with amino-acid sequence MSQPEMQPEGPPRDPREEGGGPMAAGDLTGRPFPLGDWGEPAERLDELYRRVEADALRTAEWYLSDRAWKRRGARVLRAGAAVGAVTGASMPLLELTGSIPGASTYGYLALLLGAAALACDRFFGLTSGWMRDVATAQAVQRRLQTLQFDWASENVREVLGPTEGTASEAAERCLTVLRRFSEDITELVRSETADWMVEFRAGPAPLVMQSLGASGARPDAYIPPARFPLPPGTRPNMPRQRPPEQPR; translated from the coding sequence GTGAGCCAGCCGGAGATGCAGCCCGAGGGGCCACCCCGGGATCCCCGGGAGGAAGGCGGCGGACCGATGGCGGCGGGCGATCTGACCGGCCGGCCGTTCCCCCTCGGGGACTGGGGCGAGCCCGCCGAGCGGCTCGACGAGCTCTACCGGCGGGTCGAGGCCGACGCGCTGCGCACCGCCGAGTGGTACCTGTCCGACCGCGCCTGGAAGCGGCGCGGTGCGCGCGTGCTGCGCGCCGGCGCCGCCGTGGGCGCCGTCACGGGCGCCTCGATGCCGCTGCTGGAGCTGACGGGCTCGATCCCGGGCGCCTCCACGTACGGCTACCTCGCCCTGCTGCTGGGCGCGGCCGCGCTGGCCTGCGACCGGTTCTTCGGGCTGACCTCCGGGTGGATGCGTGACGTGGCCACGGCCCAGGCCGTGCAGCGACGGCTCCAGACCCTGCAGTTCGACTGGGCCTCGGAGAACGTGCGGGAGGTGCTCGGCCCCACCGAGGGCACCGCGAGCGAGGCCGCGGAGCGCTGCCTGACCGTGCTGCGCCGTTTCTCCGAGGACATCACGGAGCTGGTCCGCTCGGAGACGGCGGACTGGATGGTGGAGTTCCGGGCCGGGCCCGCGCCGCTGGTGATGCAGTCGCTGGGGGCCTCCGGTGCGCGTCCGGACGCGTACATCCCGCCCGCCCGCTTTCCGCTGCCGCCGGGCACCAGACCGAACATGCCCCGGCAGCGGCCGCCGGAGCAGCCGCGCTGA
- a CDS encoding YbaB/EbfC family nucleoid-associated protein: MIPGGGQPNMQQLLQQAQKMQQDLAAAQEELARTEVEGQAGGGLVRATVTGSGELRALVIDPKAVDPEDTETLADLVVAAVQAANENAQALQQQKLGPLAQGLGGGSGIPGLPF, from the coding sequence GTGATTCCCGGTGGTGGCCAGCCCAACATGCAGCAGCTGCTCCAGCAGGCCCAGAAGATGCAGCAGGATCTCGCGGCCGCGCAGGAGGAACTCGCGCGGACCGAGGTCGAGGGCCAGGCCGGCGGTGGTCTGGTGCGGGCGACCGTCACCGGATCCGGTGAGCTGCGCGCGCTGGTGATCGACCCGAAGGCCGTGGACCCCGAGGACACGGAGACGCTCGCCGACCTGGTGGTCGCCGCGGTGCAGGCGGCCAACGAGAACGCACAGGCGCTCCAGCAGCAGAAGCTGGGCCCGCTGGCCCAGGGCCTGGGCGGCGGCAGCGGTATCCCCGGCCTCCCGTTCTAG
- the recR gene encoding recombination mediator RecR: MYEGVVQDLIDELGRLPGVGPKSAQRIAFHILQAEPTDVRRLAHALLEVKDKVRFCAVCGNVAQEERCGICRDPRRDTTVICVVEEPKDVVAIERTREFRGKYHVLGGAISPIEGVGPDDLRIRELLARLADGEVTELILATDPNLEGEATATYLARMIKPMGLKVTRLASGLPVGGDLEYADEVTLGRAFEGRRLLDV, translated from the coding sequence TTGTACGAAGGCGTGGTTCAGGACCTGATCGACGAACTGGGCAGGCTGCCCGGCGTCGGGCCCAAGAGCGCGCAGCGGATCGCCTTCCACATCCTGCAGGCCGAGCCCACCGACGTCCGACGCCTCGCGCACGCGCTGCTGGAGGTCAAGGACAAGGTCCGGTTCTGCGCGGTGTGCGGGAACGTGGCGCAGGAGGAGCGGTGCGGCATCTGCCGCGACCCGCGCCGGGACACCACGGTCATCTGTGTCGTGGAGGAGCCGAAGGACGTCGTCGCGATCGAGCGGACGCGCGAGTTCCGGGGCAAGTACCACGTCCTCGGCGGCGCGATCAGCCCGATCGAGGGCGTCGGCCCGGACGACCTGCGCATCCGCGAGCTGCTGGCGCGCCTGGCGGACGGCGAGGTGACCGAGCTGATCCTGGCCACCGACCCGAACCTGGAGGGCGAGGCGACCGCCACCTACCTCGCCCGCATGATCAAGCCCATGGGCCTGAAGGTCACCCGCCTGGCCAGCGGGCTCCCCGTCGGGGGAGATCTGGAGTATGCGGACGAGGTCACGCTGGGGCGGGCCTTTGAAGGAAGGCGACTTCTCGATGTCTGA
- a CDS encoding DUF5063 domain-containing protein, whose protein sequence is MSDATLHALGQDPDDFAASIADQIESFIVAVTEVAKGEDPDSAVPFLLLEVSQLLLAGGRLGAYQDVLPDERYEPDLGPEPDVDDLRERFAIMLEPVDVYSEVFDPYEPRKAPVAHRISDDLADVVADLRHGLIHHQSGRITEALWWWQFSYFTNWGPTASATLRALQSLIAHVRLDQPLAALDGLDTDEDLTEDDLAEQAGQVMAEELGGLGRT, encoded by the coding sequence ATGTCTGACGCAACGCTGCACGCCCTCGGCCAGGATCCGGACGACTTCGCCGCCTCGATCGCGGACCAGATCGAGTCGTTCATCGTTGCGGTCACCGAGGTGGCCAAGGGCGAGGACCCGGACAGTGCGGTGCCCTTCCTCCTCCTGGAGGTGTCCCAGCTGCTGCTGGCGGGCGGCCGGCTGGGCGCGTACCAGGACGTCCTGCCCGACGAGCGCTACGAGCCCGATCTCGGCCCGGAGCCGGACGTGGACGACCTGCGCGAGCGGTTCGCGATCATGCTGGAGCCGGTCGACGTCTACTCCGAGGTCTTCGACCCCTACGAGCCCCGCAAGGCCCCGGTGGCCCACCGGATCTCCGACGACCTGGCGGACGTGGTCGCCGACCTGCGGCACGGGCTCATCCACCACCAGTCGGGCCGCATCACGGAGGCGCTGTGGTGGTGGCAGTTCTCGTACTTCACCAACTGGGGTCCGACGGCCTCGGCGACCCTGCGCGCGCTCCAGTCGCTGATCGCCCACGTCCGCCTGGACCAGCCGCTGGCGGCGCTGGACGGCCTGGACACGGACGAGGACCTGACCGAGGACGACCTCGCCGAACAGGCCGGACAGGTGATGGCCGAGGAGCTCGGCGGCCTCGGCCGCACCTGA
- a CDS encoding aspartate kinase, with product MGLVVQKYGGSSVADAEGIKRVAKRIVDAKKNGHQVVVVVSAMGDTTDELIDLAEQVSPMPAGREFDMLLTAGERISMALLAMAIKNLGHEAQSFTGSQAGVITDSVHNKARIIDVTPGRIRTALDEGNIAIVAGFQGVSADSKDITTLGRGGSDTTAVALAAALDAEVCEIYTDVDGVFTADPRVVKKAKKIDWISSEDMLELAASGSKVLLHRCVEYARRYNIPIHVRSSFSGLPGTWVSNENPQGDAQVEHAIISGVAHDVSEAKITVVGVPDKPGEAAAIFRAIADAEINIDMIVQNVSAASTGLTDISFTLPKAEGHKAIEALEKAKGAIGFDSLRYDDQIGKISLVGAGMKTNPGVTASFFQALSDAGVNIELISTSEIRISVVTRQDDVNEAVRAVHTAFGLDSDSAEAVVYGGTGR from the coding sequence GTGGGCCTTGTCGTGCAGAAGTACGGAGGCTCCTCCGTAGCCGATGCCGAGGGCATCAAGCGCGTCGCCAAGCGGATCGTGGACGCCAAGAAGAACGGCCACCAGGTGGTCGTCGTGGTTTCCGCGATGGGCGACACGACGGACGAGCTGATCGATCTCGCCGAGCAGGTATCGCCGATGCCTGCCGGACGGGAATTCGACATGCTGCTGACCGCCGGGGAGCGGATCTCCATGGCCCTGCTGGCCATGGCGATCAAAAACCTGGGCCACGAGGCCCAGTCGTTCACCGGTAGCCAGGCGGGCGTGATCACCGACTCGGTCCACAACAAAGCGCGCATCATCGATGTCACGCCGGGCCGGATCCGCACCGCGCTGGACGAGGGCAACATCGCCATCGTCGCGGGCTTCCAGGGGGTGTCCGCGGACTCCAAGGACATCACCACCCTCGGCCGGGGCGGCTCGGACACGACCGCCGTCGCGCTCGCCGCGGCGCTGGACGCCGAGGTGTGCGAGATCTACACCGACGTCGACGGCGTCTTCACCGCGGACCCCCGCGTCGTGAAGAAGGCGAAGAAGATCGACTGGATCTCCTCCGAGGACATGCTGGAGCTCGCGGCCTCCGGTTCCAAGGTGCTGCTGCACCGCTGCGTCGAGTACGCGCGCCGCTACAACATCCCGATCCACGTCCGTTCGTCCTTCTCCGGACTGCCGGGCACCTGGGTCAGCAACGAGAATCCGCAAGGGGACGCGCAGGTGGAGCACGCCATCATCTCCGGAGTCGCGCATGACGTCTCCGAAGCCAAGATCACGGTCGTCGGTGTCCCGGACAAGCCGGGCGAGGCCGCGGCGATCTTCCGCGCCATCGCGGACGCCGAGATCAACATCGACATGATCGTGCAGAACGTCTCCGCGGCCTCCACGGGCCTCACGGACATCTCCTTCACGCTTCCCAAGGCGGAGGGCCACAAGGCCATCGAGGCCCTGGAGAAGGCCAAGGGCGCGATCGGCTTCGACTCCCTGCGCTACGACGACCAGATCGGCAAGATCTCCCTGGTCGGCGCGGGCATGAAGACGAACCCGGGCGTCACCGCCTCCTTCTTCCAGGCGCTGTCCGACGCGGGCGTGAACATCGAGCTGATCTCGACCTCCGAGATCCGCATCTCGGTCGTCACCCGCCAGGACGACGTCAACGAGGCCGTCCGCGCCGTGCACACGGCCTTCGGACTCGACTCCGACAGTGCCGAAGCCGTCGTCTACGGAGGCACCGGACGATGA
- a CDS encoding aspartate-semialdehyde dehydrogenase, with product MTRTRSSGPALAVVGATGAVGSVLLQMLSQRADVWGEIRLIASARSAGRVLAVRAEETEVVALTEDAFDGLGPGDVALFLTPADVSARWAPVVTTRGAVVVDLSAAFREDPEVPLVVPEVNGDAARIRPRGIVAGPDCVTATMIAALGALHSEYSLRDLVVSSYQAASAAGRAGSETLRRQQSLVAGTSLGEQPGDVRRAVGEDTGPFAAPLALNVVPWSGELRADGWSSHELAVRGETRRILQLEQLPVSVTCVQVPVLTGHSLTVRARFEREVEAVHARGILEAAPGVVLVDDPAAGEFPTPVDAAGTDPAWVGRVRASLDDRHALEFFVCADNLRKGAALNATQIAELIAGEFA from the coding sequence ATGACCCGCACCCGGTCCTCCGGCCCGGCACTCGCCGTGGTCGGGGCGACCGGAGCAGTCGGTTCGGTCCTGCTCCAGATGCTGTCCCAGCGGGCGGACGTCTGGGGCGAGATCCGCCTGATCGCCTCCGCGCGCTCGGCCGGCCGCGTGCTGGCCGTCCGCGCGGAGGAGACCGAGGTGGTCGCCCTCACCGAGGACGCCTTCGACGGCCTCGGACCGGGCGACGTCGCCCTCTTCCTCACACCGGCCGACGTCTCGGCCCGGTGGGCCCCCGTGGTCACCACGCGCGGCGCGGTCGTCGTCGACCTGTCCGCGGCCTTCCGGGAGGACCCCGAGGTCCCGCTGGTGGTGCCCGAGGTCAACGGGGACGCCGCACGGATCCGGCCGCGCGGGATCGTCGCGGGCCCGGACTGCGTGACCGCCACCATGATCGCGGCCCTGGGGGCCCTGCACTCCGAGTACTCCCTGCGCGACCTGGTGGTCTCCTCGTACCAGGCGGCGAGCGCCGCCGGGCGGGCCGGTTCCGAGACGCTGCGCCGCCAGCAGTCGCTGGTGGCCGGGACCTCCCTGGGCGAGCAGCCCGGGGACGTGCGCCGGGCCGTGGGCGAGGACACCGGCCCCTTCGCGGCCCCGCTCGCCCTCAACGTCGTGCCCTGGTCCGGCGAGCTGCGCGCGGACGGCTGGTCCTCGCACGAGCTGGCGGTACGCGGGGAGACGCGCCGGATCCTGCAGCTGGAGCAGCTCCCGGTGTCGGTGACCTGCGTCCAGGTGCCGGTGCTGACCGGGCATTCGCTGACCGTGCGGGCCCGGTTCGAGCGCGAGGTGGAGGCCGTGCACGCCAGGGGGATCCTGGAGGCCGCGCCCGGTGTGGTGCTCGTGGACGACCCCGCGGCGGGGGAGTTCCCCACTCCGGTGGACGCCGCCGGGACGGATCCCGCCTGGGTCGGGCGGGTACGGGCCTCGCTCGACGACCGTCACGCCCTGGAGTTCTTCGTGTGCGCCGACAATCTCCGCAAGGGCGCAGCGTTGAATGCCACACAGATCGCGGAACTGATCGCAGGTGAATTTGCGTAA
- a CDS encoding SigE family RNA polymerase sigma factor, whose amino-acid sequence MADTLLEPAVRPARIGILPSRRVLRTPGDGLPVIVPVPPAGPSAAPVRTAVPIRGGLVPAPRDSAETEGSSRSEAAGTADPVAEAAEPAAEVVAGTTVDHLTATYQAHYRSLLGLAALLLDDTASCEDVVQEAFIRVHSARNRVRDREKTLAYLRQTVVNLSRSALRRRILGLKLLSKPMPDMASAEEGAYDQLERDDLIKAMRGLQRRQREVLVLRYFADMTEAQVAETLGISLGSVKAYGSRGIAALRVAMEAAQS is encoded by the coding sequence GTGGCAGACACACTGCTCGAACCGGCCGTCCGGCCGGCGCGGATCGGGATCCTCCCGTCGCGCCGGGTCCTCCGCACGCCCGGCGACGGTCTTCCCGTGATCGTGCCCGTCCCGCCGGCGGGGCCGTCGGCAGCGCCCGTACGGACAGCCGTACCGATCCGGGGCGGCCTCGTGCCCGCGCCGCGCGACAGCGCTGAGACGGAGGGGAGCAGCAGGAGCGAGGCGGCCGGGACGGCCGATCCGGTGGCCGAGGCGGCCGAACCGGCGGCCGAAGTGGTGGCCGGCACCACCGTCGACCACCTCACCGCGACCTACCAGGCGCACTACCGCTCGCTCCTGGGCCTGGCAGCCCTGCTCCTCGACGACACCGCCTCCTGCGAGGACGTGGTCCAGGAGGCCTTCATCCGGGTGCACTCCGCCCGGAACCGGGTCCGTGACCGGGAGAAGACCCTGGCGTACCTGCGCCAGACCGTCGTGAACCTCTCGCGGTCCGCCCTGCGCCGCCGCATCCTCGGCCTCAAGCTGCTCTCGAAGCCGATGCCGGACATGGCGAGCGCCGAAGAGGGCGCGTACGACCAGCTGGAACGGGACGACCTGATCAAGGCGATGCGTGGACTGCAGCGCCGCCAGCGCGAGGTGCTGGTGCTGCGCTACTTCGCGGACATGACGGAGGCCCAGGTCGCCGAGACGCTCGGAATATCGCTCGGCTCGGTGAAGGCGTACGGATCGCGGGGCATTGCCGCGCTGCGGGTGGCGATGGAGGCTGCGCAGTCATGA
- a CDS encoding SURF1 family protein: MHRFLLTPRWWGINVFVALAVPFCLFMGSWQLGRFEDRVDSHREAGAERPADQVAAPLESLLPVDKTTSGRLAATAGEYGDQLLVPERRLDGRSGFYVLTLLKTDSGKSVPVVRGWLPGVADPAKAPAPPAGRVEVSGALQAAENAGTKGVHSQGGLPAGQLGVISAASLVNIVPYELYDAWLTVQTPSEGMIPVPAQAPTNTGLDLKAFQNLGYTGEWFVFVAFVLFMWFRLYRREVETIRDAEAGLLEPAAR; encoded by the coding sequence GTGCACCGGTTTCTCCTGACCCCGCGCTGGTGGGGGATCAACGTCTTCGTCGCGCTCGCCGTGCCCTTCTGCCTGTTCATGGGTTCCTGGCAGCTCGGCCGGTTCGAGGACCGCGTCGACAGCCACCGTGAAGCGGGTGCGGAGCGGCCCGCCGACCAGGTGGCCGCGCCTCTGGAGTCGCTGCTTCCGGTCGACAAGACGACCTCCGGGCGGCTTGCCGCCACGGCCGGGGAGTACGGCGACCAGCTGCTGGTGCCCGAGCGGCGGCTGGACGGCCGGTCCGGGTTCTACGTGCTGACGCTGCTGAAGACCGACTCCGGCAAGAGCGTCCCGGTGGTGCGGGGCTGGCTGCCGGGAGTGGCGGATCCCGCGAAGGCGCCGGCCCCGCCGGCCGGCCGGGTCGAGGTCAGCGGTGCCCTGCAGGCCGCGGAGAACGCCGGTACGAAGGGGGTCCACTCCCAGGGCGGGCTGCCGGCCGGGCAGCTCGGGGTGATCAGCGCCGCCTCGCTGGTCAACATCGTCCCGTACGAGCTGTACGACGCCTGGCTGACCGTGCAGACCCCGTCGGAGGGGATGATTCCGGTGCCTGCGCAGGCACCGACCAACACCGGGCTCGACCTGAAGGCCTTCCAGAACCTCGGCTACACCGGTGAGTGGTTCGTCTTCGTCGCCTTCGTGCTCTTCATGTGGTTCCGCCTCTACCGACGCGAGGTGGAGACGATCCGCGACGCCGAGGCGGGCCTGCTGGAGCCCGCAGCGCGGTAG
- a CDS encoding prolyl oligopeptidase family serine peptidase yields the protein MTSDSEMTPGMPDWEKRFRAPRVGLPDWAEDAPDRSLFVSNATGTYEIYAWDRATGEQRQATDRPNGTTDGTLSPDGEWIWWFSDTDGDEFGTWVRQPFAGGPDEPATPGLAPSYPAGLAIGRDGTAVVGRSTDEDGSTVHVVRPDGSAPTVIYRHRESAGVGDLSRDGTLVAVEHTEHGDAMHSALRVLTLDGTTVAELDDSRGGSEELGLEVLGFAPVAGDTRLLVGHQRRGRWEPMVWDVATGAEQELAIDLPGDVSAEWYPDGSALLVAHSFEARSELWRYDLAARELVRVDTPPGSVSGATARPDGTVEYLWSSAAEPSAVRSTAGGVVLDPPGFRAPGSQPVEDVWVEGPGGRIHALAQRPAGHGEGPFPTVFEIHGGPTWHDSDSFASAPAAWLDHGFAVVRVNYRGSTGYGREWTDALKHRVGLIELEDIGAVREWAVASGLADPARMVLSGGSWGGYLTLLGLGTQPEAWAVGLAAVPVADYVTAYHDEMEALKALDRTLFGGTPEEVPDRFEASSPLTYVDAVKAPVHIAAGVNDPRCPIRQIDNYVDRLAARGAVHEVYRYDAGHGSLVVEERIKQVRMELEFALKHLPH from the coding sequence ATGACCAGCGACAGTGAGATGACCCCCGGCATGCCCGACTGGGAGAAGCGGTTCCGGGCACCGCGCGTCGGGCTCCCCGACTGGGCCGAGGACGCCCCGGACCGTTCGCTCTTCGTGTCCAACGCGACCGGGACCTACGAGATCTACGCGTGGGACCGCGCCACCGGCGAGCAGCGGCAGGCCACGGACCGCCCCAACGGCACCACCGACGGGACCCTCTCCCCCGACGGCGAGTGGATCTGGTGGTTCTCCGACACGGACGGCGACGAGTTCGGCACCTGGGTGCGCCAGCCCTTCGCGGGCGGCCCCGACGAGCCGGCCACCCCCGGTCTCGCGCCCTCGTATCCGGCGGGGCTGGCCATCGGGCGGGACGGGACGGCCGTCGTGGGGCGCTCCACCGACGAGGACGGCTCGACCGTCCACGTGGTGCGGCCGGACGGCTCCGCTCCCACCGTGATCTACCGGCACCGGGAGTCGGCGGGCGTCGGCGACCTGTCCCGTGACGGAACGCTGGTGGCCGTCGAGCACACCGAGCACGGCGACGCGATGCACTCCGCCCTGCGCGTCCTGACCCTGGACGGGACCACCGTCGCCGAGCTGGACGACTCCCGGGGCGGGTCCGAGGAGCTGGGGCTGGAGGTCCTCGGTTTCGCGCCGGTCGCGGGCGACACCCGGCTGCTCGTCGGGCACCAGCGGCGGGGCCGCTGGGAGCCGATGGTCTGGGACGTGGCCACCGGCGCCGAGCAGGAGCTCGCGATCGACCTGCCGGGCGACGTCAGCGCCGAGTGGTACCCGGACGGGTCCGCGCTGCTGGTCGCGCACAGCTTCGAGGCGCGCAGCGAGCTGTGGCGCTACGACCTGGCCGCGCGTGAGCTCGTCCGGGTGGACACGCCGCCGGGGTCGGTGTCGGGGGCCACGGCGCGGCCCGACGGGACGGTGGAGTACCTGTGGTCCTCGGCCGCCGAGCCCTCGGCGGTACGGTCCACCGCGGGCGGGGTCGTCCTGGACCCGCCCGGTTTCCGGGCGCCGGGTTCGCAGCCGGTCGAGGACGTGTGGGTCGAGGGTCCGGGCGGGCGGATCCACGCCCTCGCGCAGCGGCCGGCGGGGCACGGCGAGGGTCCCTTCCCGACGGTCTTCGAGATCCACGGCGGGCCGACCTGGCACGACAGCGACTCCTTCGCGTCGGCTCCGGCGGCCTGGCTGGACCACGGTTTCGCCGTGGTGCGGGTCAACTACCGCGGCTCGACGGGCTACGGCCGCGAGTGGACCGACGCCCTCAAGCACCGGGTCGGGCTGATCGAGCTGGAGGACATCGGTGCGGTCCGGGAGTGGGCGGTGGCCTCCGGCCTCGCGGACCCGGCGCGCATGGTGCTGTCGGGCGGTTCCTGGGGCGGTTACCTGACGCTGCTGGGCCTGGGCACGCAGCCCGAGGCCTGGGCCGTCGGCCTGGCCGCCGTACCGGTCGCGGACTACGTGACGGCGTACCACGACGAGATGGAGGCGCTGAAGGCCCTGGACCGCACCCTCTTCGGCGGCACGCCGGAGGAGGTCCCGGACCGCTTCGAGGCCTCCTCCCCGCTGACGTACGTGGATGCGGTGAAGGCTCCCGTCCACATCGCGGCGGGGGTGAACGACCCGCGCTGCCCGATCCGCCAGATCGACAACTACGTGGACCGGCTCGCCGCGCGCGGGGCGGTGCACGAGGTGTACCGGTACGACGCGGGGCACGGTTCGCTGGTGGTGGAGGAGCGGATCAAGCAGGTCCGGATGGAGCTGGAGTTCGCGCTGAAGCACCTGCCGCACTGA
- the codA gene encoding cytosine deaminase → MRMIVRGARLLHSHGLSDVEVAEDGRIARVLPHDDQKEPPATGILIEAHGGLLTPPFVEPHIHLDTALTAGEPRPNASGTLWEGIACWSERKRTLTREDVIARATEVLRWQAAHGVLHVRTHCDVTDPDLTALEALLEVRDRVRDFMTLQIVAFPQEGIVSFPGGEGLMREAVARGADVVGAIPHFEDTREDGIASLHTAFALAEEHGLRVDAHCDEIDDEQSRFVEVLATLALRSGLRGRATASHTTAMGSYNGAYSYKLQRLLARSGVNLVSNPFANLGLQGRFDAYPKRRGLTQVKEMLAAGVNVAFGHDDVMDPWNPLGTANPLQTALVGLYAAQLTGADEIPEAFSMVTERAARVLGLAETEYGVTAGAPASFVLLPAPSPEEAVRRQVRPRYVVSRGTVLAETPPAPTRLNWPGESPSEIDFGRRLR, encoded by the coding sequence ATGCGGATGATCGTCCGGGGCGCCCGGCTGCTGCACTCCCACGGCCTGTCCGACGTCGAGGTCGCGGAGGACGGCCGCATCGCGCGGGTCCTCCCCCACGACGACCAGAAGGAACCACCCGCCACGGGCATCCTCATCGAGGCCCACGGCGGCCTTCTCACGCCTCCCTTCGTCGAGCCGCACATCCACCTCGACACGGCGCTGACCGCGGGCGAGCCCCGCCCCAACGCCTCCGGCACCCTCTGGGAGGGCATCGCCTGCTGGAGCGAACGCAAGCGGACCCTGACCCGCGAGGACGTGATCGCGCGGGCCACCGAGGTGCTGCGCTGGCAGGCCGCCCACGGGGTCCTGCACGTGCGGACCCACTGCGACGTCACCGACCCGGACCTCACCGCGCTGGAGGCCCTGCTGGAGGTGCGCGACCGGGTGCGCGACTTCATGACCCTGCAGATCGTGGCCTTCCCCCAGGAGGGCATCGTCTCCTTCCCGGGCGGCGAGGGACTGATGCGCGAGGCCGTCGCCCGCGGGGCGGACGTCGTCGGTGCGATCCCGCACTTCGAGGACACCCGCGAGGACGGGATCGCCTCGCTGCACACGGCCTTCGCACTGGCTGAGGAGCACGGCCTGCGGGTCGACGCGCACTGCGACGAGATCGACGACGAGCAGTCCCGCTTCGTGGAGGTGCTGGCCACCCTCGCCCTGCGCTCGGGACTGCGGGGGCGCGCCACCGCCTCGCACACCACCGCCATGGGCTCCTACAACGGCGCGTACAGCTACAAGCTCCAGCGTCTGCTCGCCCGCTCCGGCGTCAACCTCGTCTCCAACCCCTTCGCCAACCTGGGCCTCCAGGGCCGCTTCGACGCCTATCCCAAGCGGCGCGGCCTCACCCAGGTCAAGGAGATGCTGGCCGCCGGGGTCAACGTCGCCTTCGGCCACGACGACGTGATGGACCCCTGGAACCCGCTGGGTACCGCGAACCCGCTGCAGACCGCCCTCGTCGGGCTGTACGCCGCCCAGCTCACCGGCGCCGACGAGATCCCGGAGGCCTTCTCGATGGTGACGGAGCGCGCGGCGCGGGTGCTCGGCCTCGCGGAGACGGAGTACGGCGTCACCGCCGGCGCCCCCGCCTCGTTCGTGCTGCTCCCGGCCCCGTCGCCCGAGGAGGCCGTCCGCCGCCAGGTCCGCCCGCGGTACGTCGTCTCGCGCGGCACCGTCCTCGCCGAGACCCCGCCCGCCCCGACCCGGCTGAACTGGCCCGGGGAGTCCCCGTCCGAGATCGACTTCGGCCGCCGCCTACGCTGA
- a CDS encoding HD domain-containing protein: MKTWTLDTASARAAHEIAAEYADTTLLNHSVRSYAFGARYAEQHGLAYDAELLYVSALVHDLGLTAPFDSHTLPFEEAGGHVARVLTAGLGWPAARRARAEEVVVLHMRDDVSAAEDVESHLLQVGTSADVSGLRVAEFDPAFTAELLAAYPRGDFGAAFLALVEDQAARKPGCAAAAYVAGGAATRIGANPLDRMRA, translated from the coding sequence ATGAAGACGTGGACACTTGACACCGCATCGGCCCGCGCCGCGCACGAGATCGCCGCGGAGTACGCGGACACGACCCTCCTGAACCACTCGGTCCGTTCCTACGCCTTCGGCGCCCGCTACGCCGAGCAGCACGGCCTGGCGTACGACGCGGAACTCCTCTACGTCAGCGCCCTGGTGCACGATCTGGGCCTGACCGCGCCCTTCGACAGCCACACCCTGCCCTTCGAGGAGGCGGGCGGCCATGTCGCGCGCGTCCTGACGGCGGGCCTGGGCTGGCCGGCGGCCCGCCGGGCGCGCGCCGAGGAGGTCGTCGTCCTGCACATGCGGGACGACGTGAGCGCGGCCGAGGACGTGGAGAGCCACCTGCTGCAGGTCGGTACGAGCGCGGACGTCTCGGGCCTGCGCGTCGCCGAGTTCGATCCCGCCTTCACGGCCGAACTCCTCGCCGCGTACCCGCGGGGCGACTTCGGAGCGGCGTTCCTCGCGCTGGTCGAGGACCAGGCCGCCCGCAAGCCCGGCTGCGCGGCGGCCGCGTACGTGGCCGGCGGCGCGGCCACCCGGATCGGCGCCAACCCGCTGGACCGGATGCGGGCATAG
- a CDS encoding DUF5956 family protein codes for MSWDEDGTPHPLALRRTGRSELEPDRLPEMRELEVLGWEPAPEDLRWVFLPYVWPPADRTWIPDRSTHWAVDTTLDGHGHITGVECAPLPEPDLRDLDREADEALAGLGIPPRPRGRLWLLRPVGGFTSLGALLDHLDRLDHIDDLADVRAVAPRPSAAFLALVRAELAGLAASGEP; via the coding sequence ATGTCGTGGGACGAGGACGGAACACCGCACCCGCTCGCACTGCGCCGCACCGGCCGCAGCGAACTGGAGCCGGACCGGCTGCCGGAGATGCGGGAGCTGGAGGTCCTCGGCTGGGAGCCGGCCCCCGAGGACCTGCGCTGGGTGTTCCTCCCGTACGTGTGGCCGCCCGCGGACCGCACCTGGATCCCCGACCGGTCCACCCACTGGGCCGTGGACACCACCCTGGACGGCCACGGGCACATCACCGGAGTGGAGTGCGCGCCGCTGCCCGAGCCCGACCTCCGGGACCTCGACCGCGAGGCCGACGAGGCCCTCGCCGGGCTCGGGATCCCGCCGCGCCCGCGGGGGCGCCTGTGGCTGCTGCGCCCGGTCGGCGGGTTCACCAGCCTCGGCGCACTTCTCGACCACCTCGACCGCCTCGACCACATCGACGACCTGGCGGACGTGCGCGCCGTGGCGCCCCGGCCCTCGGCCGCCTTCCTCGCGCTGGTCCGGGCCGAACTCGCCGGACTCGCCGCCTCCGGGGAGCCGTGA